One genomic window of Candidatus Kuenenia stuttgartiensis includes the following:
- a CDS encoding tetratricopeptide repeat protein yields MSHGTSTTITMSKSKAFYLLLLLLVVITFCVFLNAIPNGFVYDDISVIEENYFIKSPGNLPKIFSKEYFSLSNELSYRPVVTLSYFLDYAVWGLNPFGYHLSNVAIHAFNVLMFCILVNNLVKSRSIAFFAALIFSIHPCVTEAVNAISYREDLLVAGFSFLSCIFLIKSLKTCSKDKPLPADDGSHLRKGVFLIIGLLFYMLALFSKESAIVLPVFIILYRLLCGIPYLKRYYVKILLGYAFVSFFFILVRFSLLKNPRLVSVAYYEKSFWISGMTMVKVVAYYVKQMFLPIHLNADYKAIPVRTLSDMSFLISVFFLVAVGVIVFRIIKHSRIQGLFALCFFAALLPVMNIIPIGHIMAERYLYLPVAGFCGVTGCVIGRWFPGNIPAGSRTGLFLPDRQALKRRAGIIAIAAVVVISFALRTVLRNNDWRDEYTFWTKIAKEQPDNHDAHNNLGVFYYKHGDLDRAIGELERAVLLKNDYPEGHNSLGTMYIDKGLTDKAISEFSLAIHYDPASSYAYYNMGNAYFDKNALDECIVFFNKAIQLNMHKPQVFNNLGSAYLKKGNLDAAIAQYRKALYIYPGYAEAHSNLGFIYTETNRFEEALSELKKALRLNPDHANAHNNLGALYCRQGLWDLAEMEFLSSIRANPRNIGARKNLGIIYFQQGKKQEAREQLLHVLKDDINHVNEPGFFSIAEQLGLVKIREDD; encoded by the coding sequence ATGAGCCATGGGACATCCACTACTATAACCATGTCAAAATCAAAGGCATTCTATCTGCTGCTGCTGCTGCTTGTTGTTATTACATTCTGCGTATTTCTCAATGCCATTCCAAATGGTTTTGTCTATGATGATATCAGCGTTATCGAAGAGAATTATTTCATAAAATCACCCGGGAATCTTCCAAAAATATTCAGCAAAGAGTATTTCTCCCTTTCCAATGAGTTGAGCTATCGTCCCGTTGTTACCTTAAGTTATTTTCTGGATTATGCGGTATGGGGGCTCAATCCCTTCGGCTATCACCTGTCCAATGTCGCGATACATGCGTTCAACGTCCTTATGTTCTGTATATTGGTGAATAATCTGGTGAAGTCGCGGTCGATTGCATTCTTTGCCGCGCTAATATTTTCGATTCATCCGTGCGTAACCGAAGCGGTAAACGCTATTAGTTACCGGGAAGATTTACTTGTTGCCGGCTTCTCTTTCCTGTCATGCATTTTCCTTATAAAATCACTAAAAACATGTTCAAAAGATAAGCCATTGCCGGCAGATGACGGGTCGCATTTGAGAAAGGGGGTTTTTTTAATAATCGGACTGCTCTTTTATATGCTTGCCTTGTTTTCCAAGGAAAGCGCAATAGTACTGCCGGTATTCATCATTTTGTACCGGTTGCTGTGCGGCATACCATATCTGAAAAGGTATTATGTAAAAATACTTTTGGGATACGCGTTCGTGTCGTTTTTTTTCATTCTCGTGCGTTTCTCCCTGTTGAAAAACCCAAGGCTTGTTTCGGTTGCGTATTATGAAAAGAGTTTTTGGATAAGCGGTATGACGATGGTCAAGGTGGTGGCATATTATGTAAAACAAATGTTTTTACCCATACACTTGAATGCCGATTATAAAGCAATTCCAGTACGCACGCTCTCCGACATGTCATTTCTCATAAGCGTTTTTTTTCTTGTGGCGGTAGGCGTGATTGTTTTTAGGATAATAAAACACTCCCGCATACAGGGACTGTTTGCACTGTGTTTTTTTGCCGCCTTATTGCCCGTGATGAATATTATTCCCATCGGGCATATTATGGCGGAGAGATATTTATATCTTCCGGTTGCAGGGTTTTGCGGAGTGACAGGCTGCGTTATAGGCCGCTGGTTTCCCGGTAATATCCCGGCAGGCAGCAGGACGGGGTTGTTTTTGCCCGATAGGCAGGCATTGAAGAGACGCGCCGGTATCATTGCCATTGCAGCAGTAGTGGTTATTTCGTTTGCCCTAAGAACAGTGCTAAGGAACAATGACTGGCGGGACGAATACACCTTCTGGACAAAGATTGCGAAAGAGCAGCCGGATAATCATGATGCGCATAACAATCTTGGGGTATTTTATTACAAGCATGGTGACCTTGACCGGGCAATCGGGGAGTTGGAGAGGGCCGTTCTCCTGAAGAATGATTATCCGGAGGGACACAATAGTCTGGGCACCATGTATATTGATAAAGGGCTTACTGACAAGGCGATTTCCGAGTTTTCCCTGGCAATACACTATGACCCGGCATCTTCCTATGCCTACTATAATATGGGGAATGCCTATTTTGATAAAAATGCACTGGATGAGTGCATTGTGTTTTTTAACAAGGCGATTCAGCTCAACATGCATAAGCCGCAGGTATTTAACAATCTTGGCAGCGCTTATCTGAAAAAGGGGAATCTTGACGCCGCTATTGCGCAGTACCGGAAGGCATTATATATTTACCCGGGGTATGCTGAAGCGCACAGTAATTTAGGCTTCATTTATACAGAGACAAATCGTTTTGAAGAGGCGCTGAGCGAATTAAAAAAAGCCTTGAGGTTGAATCCCGACCACGCCAATGCGCACAATAATCTGGGGGCATTGTATTGCCGGCAAGGGTTATGGGATTTGGCAGAGATGGAATTTTTGAGTTCGATAAGGGCAAATCCCCGGAATATTGGCGCACGTAAGAATCTGGGGATCATTTATTTTCAACAGGGGAAAAAGCAGGAGGCAAGGGAACAGCTCCTGCATGTCCTGAAGGATGATATCAACCATGTAAATGAGCCGGGTTTTTTTTCCATAGCGGAGCAGTTAGGGCTTGTTAAGATACGTGAAGATGATTAA
- the phoU gene encoding phosphate signaling complex protein PhoU encodes MERHFDQQLGVLRRNLIQMASVVEMAISNAVKSLKERDSDLAHSVVMHDEQVDDLELEIDKQCVDLLALQQPMAVDLRFITSAMKITNNLERMGDLAVNIAERVVPLNQEPQLKPLIDIPMMATIAQTMVKDSIDAFVNKDTTLAQAVCQRDSTVDALNDQIFRELLTYMMEDPGNIIRAVHLMFISRHLERIADHSTNIAEEVVYIVRATVVKHRKHRLSEL; translated from the coding sequence ATGGAAAGACATTTTGACCAACAATTAGGTGTTCTCCGGAGGAATCTTATCCAGATGGCCTCTGTCGTTGAGATGGCTATTTCAAACGCCGTTAAGTCATTAAAAGAAAGAGACAGCGACCTGGCGCACTCAGTGGTGATGCACGATGAGCAGGTGGATGATTTAGAACTGGAGATAGATAAGCAGTGCGTTGACCTGCTGGCTTTGCAACAGCCAATGGCGGTTGACCTCCGGTTTATAACCTCAGCGATGAAGATTACCAATAATCTCGAGAGGATGGGTGATCTTGCGGTAAACATAGCGGAGCGGGTTGTTCCTCTGAATCAGGAACCGCAGCTAAAACCCCTAATAGACATCCCAATGATGGCAACTATTGCGCAAACTATGGTGAAAGACAGCATTGATGCGTTTGTGAATAAAGATACCACCCTTGCGCAGGCGGTTTGCCAGCGCGATTCCACGGTTGATGCCCTCAATGACCAGATATTTCGCGAATTACTGACATATATGATGGAAGACCCTGGGAATATTATACGGGCAGTGCACCTGATGTTTATTTCGCGCCATTTGGAAAGAATCGCCGACCATTCCACCAATATAGCGGAAGAAGTGGTGTATATTGTAAGGGCAACGGTCGTTAAACACCGGAAGCATAGGTTAAGCGAGTTATGA
- a CDS encoding DUF2283 domain-containing protein translates to MKVYYDNEADALYLRLGDETPDGVIEISEGVNVDTTSEGKIVGIEMLDASKKIDLRTVLSYSLEFDEDLITLKT, encoded by the coding sequence ATGAAAGTGTATTACGACAATGAAGCAGATGCTTTGTATTTGAGGCTGGGGGATGAAACGCCGGATGGGGTTATAGAAATTTCAGAAGGAGTTAATGTGGATACAACTTCGGAGGGAAAAATTGTGGGTATAGAAATGCTGGATGCTTCTAAAAAAATAGATTTAAGGACAGTGCTCTCTTACTCACTTGAATTTGACGAAGATTTAATAACACTAAAGACGTAA
- a CDS encoding nucleotidyltransferase family protein: MKREDIISFISEHKAEFEQRFGVKKIGLFGSYARDEGREGSDIDIVVELKKPDLFCLIGIKQAVEESLGNRVDIVRLRDKMNKTLRRRIERDVVYV; this comes from the coding sequence ATGAAGAGGGAAGATATTATAAGTTTTATTTCTGAACACAAAGCTGAATTTGAACAAAGGTTTGGCGTTAAAAAGATAGGTCTCTTTGGCAGTTACGCAAGAGACGAGGGCCGGGAGGGGAGCGATATTGATATTGTGGTTGAACTTAAAAAGCCCGACCTGTTTTGTCTGATAGGCATCAAGCAGGCTGTCGAGGAATCTCTTGGCAACAGGGTTGATATTGTTCGTCTCCGGGATAAAATGAACAAGACATTGAGGCGCAGGATAGAGCGAGATGTCGTCTATGTTTGA
- a CDS encoding beta strand repeat-containing protein → MKRPGLNLKGNWLSMAGVLFLMLALVMGVASNAKAATGSFDRDRYLPEKAGGNDYDRAWISVTDSSGNTTSSPDTITVTVRAGVDDATSFILLETGNTSTVFTTTGTVQPNYRALGTTSGYVEDLAGSYWYSVLGNSIVGLDLRLNAANIGGNAQSATSGDLKVAEGSTLELLYGGSTLDTATVGFNSGSISSSPSSVTSVEGLPSNGNIILSISDPDENLNPVVRDVIGFYDGFTTGDTRGTASSMVQISAVDQSSDTGDTLSLGGTSIVARHIMLVETGNNTGVFTASGYVYGTTTTVAASDLVGNLKVGSSSESYYQGQDITLGAGTVSCTFRIVEANANGGIALIYNGTSTETYGTVSVVFDATSAPRADVGASLVAFGTSSLSLGDTQTGHKVVCYGTQTSTGYAVSAWGLPSSSSNYAATGSKLVKLMDGSSYCLIAVSSFSTPNDSAGLGTEGDIIANSGYGSVSVVFDGFRLVGPRDGDTLKVSYLDLLKSNGQAGTVSANISFGIAGKTGELSVDKTTVDINDFLTVTVIDDNLNTSSSTSQSVGEDSWNGTTTAERGDRLKVAAYSSGSGEGVGNALSLSFKDGTSVGTSSAIRVSNTDNSLVWIIPKDPSSGYIGTPGTRSSSAGSATFTLGTQSVDTNALMKGASSAAKSFLSSATTSSFVATLDGLGDTVEISPDGTRWIAIPVTETGANSATFVGTVGFDYTAARVTTDTTLTRTTAFSDSTDYTTITFANSEFNSTNRLDSFIGTGSVVRVRDDFSQEFQEVVSVAGSTMVVTKLASSTSFTPYKTWIQVIGNDMTTAREDTLSNGAKVFRIGGFFGATYRIRYNDAKDADGNYKAGDTLAATASDVGFQTYDGELSTNVSGTIGPNQYVVVTLVDEDLNTSTSSKQTTSEPDRTESGTRYVTFYNENGLGNPVGSSTSNAPDGLFKNGFTAKVLYASKLSNVLSSSVDQSSNTIDFKLEETAVNSGTFKGSFQLSSSSSTLNSSDRLQVSSGDSIYVHYNDSPSATAEDNSTNYRVVGPLSIETSIGSLLLSKAKAYLSGDTVVVSVVDDDQNTTSGQDTLTDKLKIEGSNYSTGGALTLDLVESGNTSGTFLATFTTGTETVETSANLGKVKAQEGGVVTVTYTDSSPSNTTVTETLSFGSYDATIEFNADSYGLGTYAIVTLADAERNTSHTGTETLLDDVFIQTSSVNSTKMRLVETGNDTGTFVGSILVTSSGATTEFNQIQGAEGETLTVTYSDTINTTSSTRTVTDTAAITAAVTPSPTPTPGVTPTPGITPTPGLTPTPSLIPGLGSVEGFVTDAATGDGIEGATVRNQSGIYTDTTDADGFYSIANVEAGTRTFTAVALGYVPSAPTAIVVTAGGTTNLDFALVASVQGTPITTPTVTPPPTATLVVAVADGDGIPIAGATVTVDGQSGVTDASGGATFTLEAGDYEVSVSATDYLTSVVTVTVTPPVTILPVTLEPKGPCPEPDEAVASAATVTPDSLSLTKGDSEDVIVLVTDEDGCPAQGVKVKRKLTSANKKKIKVTPASETTDTSGQATFTVKAKKSKGKANVKFAVKGVKDKPKVNVTLAK, encoded by the coding sequence ATGAAAAGACCTGGATTAAATTTAAAAGGCAATTGGTTAAGCATGGCAGGTGTTTTGTTTTTGATGCTGGCCCTGGTTATGGGCGTAGCGTCAAACGCAAAGGCCGCCACGGGGAGTTTTGACCGTGATCGCTATCTGCCAGAAAAAGCTGGGGGTAACGATTACGATCGTGCGTGGATTTCTGTGACAGACAGCTCAGGTAATACGACAAGTTCTCCGGATACCATTACGGTAACGGTAAGAGCTGGTGTAGACGACGCTACCTCGTTTATTTTGCTCGAAACGGGTAACACTTCTACGGTATTTACCACTACTGGTACAGTACAGCCCAATTACAGGGCTTTGGGGACTACTTCCGGATATGTGGAAGATCTTGCAGGGAGTTATTGGTACTCAGTCCTTGGAAACAGCATTGTTGGATTGGATTTGAGGCTGAATGCTGCGAACATCGGTGGAAATGCGCAGTCTGCCACTAGTGGGGATTTGAAAGTTGCGGAGGGTTCCACTTTAGAGCTATTGTATGGCGGATCAACGTTGGATACCGCAACGGTAGGTTTCAATAGTGGTAGCATTAGTTCTTCACCGTCCAGCGTTACCTCGGTTGAAGGCTTGCCATCAAACGGGAATATTATTTTAAGTATTTCAGATCCTGATGAAAACCTTAATCCCGTCGTCAGGGATGTTATTGGGTTTTATGACGGGTTTACAACGGGTGACACAAGGGGTACGGCATCTTCAATGGTGCAGATTTCTGCAGTTGATCAATCCTCTGATACGGGCGACACGTTATCCTTGGGCGGCACATCTATTGTCGCAAGGCATATAATGCTTGTGGAGACGGGTAATAATACCGGGGTTTTTACGGCAAGCGGTTATGTGTACGGCACTACAACTACCGTTGCGGCTAGTGATTTGGTAGGAAATCTGAAAGTTGGAAGCAGTTCTGAATCTTACTATCAGGGGCAGGATATTACCTTGGGGGCCGGTACTGTTTCGTGTACATTTCGGATTGTCGAGGCGAACGCAAACGGCGGTATTGCGCTTATTTATAATGGTACATCAACCGAAACTTATGGAACAGTCAGTGTTGTTTTTGACGCAACTTCTGCCCCTAGGGCAGATGTCGGAGCATCTCTTGTAGCCTTTGGCACAAGTTCATTATCGCTCGGAGATACTCAAACCGGCCACAAAGTTGTGTGTTATGGAACACAGACCAGTACTGGATATGCGGTTTCTGCTTGGGGCTTGCCGAGTAGTTCCTCTAATTATGCGGCAACAGGTTCTAAGCTTGTTAAGTTGATGGATGGAAGTTCATATTGTTTGATTGCAGTGAGCTCGTTTAGCACACCTAATGATTCGGCTGGACTTGGTACTGAAGGTGATATTATAGCCAATAGCGGCTACGGTAGCGTTAGCGTAGTTTTTGACGGCTTCAGGCTGGTTGGTCCGAGAGATGGTGATACCTTGAAGGTTTCTTATCTAGATTTGTTGAAATCTAACGGACAAGCAGGGACGGTTTCGGCCAATATTTCATTTGGAATTGCCGGGAAAACCGGGGAGTTGTCTGTTGATAAAACCACTGTTGATATAAATGATTTCTTAACAGTCACTGTGATTGATGATAACCTTAACACTTCAAGTTCTACTTCGCAGTCAGTCGGTGAGGATTCATGGAATGGCACCACCACGGCGGAGAGAGGCGATCGTTTGAAGGTGGCGGCGTATTCCTCTGGCTCTGGAGAAGGGGTTGGCAATGCGCTTTCGTTGAGTTTTAAGGATGGTACTTCTGTCGGAACGTCATCGGCTATACGTGTATCTAACACCGATAATTCTCTGGTTTGGATTATTCCAAAAGATCCAAGCAGTGGTTATATTGGTACTCCAGGTACCCGTAGCAGTTCGGCCGGCAGCGCAACCTTTACATTGGGCACTCAGAGTGTTGATACTAACGCCCTTATGAAAGGAGCTTCAAGTGCTGCGAAGAGTTTCCTGAGCTCTGCGACCACGTCATCTTTTGTTGCGACTCTTGATGGGTTGGGTGATACCGTTGAAATATCGCCTGATGGTACGAGATGGATTGCTATCCCAGTGACAGAAACCGGGGCAAATTCGGCAACTTTTGTAGGTACGGTTGGATTTGATTATACAGCGGCTAGGGTCACGACAGATACAACTCTTACGAGGACTACAGCGTTTTCAGATTCCACGGATTACACGACAATTACGTTTGCAAATTCTGAGTTCAATTCTACCAATCGATTGGATTCATTCATTGGTACCGGGTCAGTGGTAAGAGTACGTGATGATTTTTCTCAGGAATTTCAGGAAGTAGTTTCAGTCGCGGGTTCTACGATGGTTGTTACTAAGCTGGCGAGTTCTACATCATTTACACCATACAAGACATGGATCCAGGTGATAGGAAATGATATGACTACGGCTCGTGAGGACACACTTTCCAACGGTGCGAAAGTATTCCGCATCGGTGGATTTTTTGGCGCAACCTATCGCATTCGTTATAATGATGCCAAAGATGCAGATGGTAACTATAAGGCGGGTGATACTTTGGCTGCGACTGCTTCAGATGTAGGTTTTCAAACATATGATGGAGAGTTGTCTACCAATGTATCTGGAACCATTGGGCCTAATCAATACGTAGTGGTGACATTGGTTGATGAGGATTTAAATACGAGTACATCGTCCAAGCAGACTACCAGCGAACCAGATCGTACCGAAAGTGGCACAAGATATGTGACTTTTTACAATGAAAACGGATTGGGTAATCCGGTAGGTTCTTCGACTTCTAATGCACCTGATGGCTTGTTTAAAAATGGCTTTACTGCAAAGGTTTTATATGCAAGCAAACTTAGCAATGTGTTAAGTTCATCGGTAGATCAGAGTAGTAACACTATCGATTTTAAGTTAGAAGAAACTGCGGTTAACTCTGGAACATTTAAAGGTTCGTTCCAATTGTCTAGTTCGAGTTCCACCTTGAATAGCTCCGACAGATTGCAGGTATCCAGCGGAGATAGCATTTATGTTCATTATAATGATTCTCCAAGCGCTACTGCAGAGGACAACTCTACAAATTATAGGGTGGTCGGTCCGTTAAGTATCGAGACTAGCATAGGATCTTTATTATTGAGTAAAGCGAAAGCCTACCTGAGCGGTGATACTGTGGTGGTATCCGTAGTTGATGATGATCAGAATACCACTTCCGGGCAAGATACGTTGACTGATAAGCTTAAGATAGAGGGCAGCAATTACTCTACAGGTGGCGCTCTTACGCTAGATCTTGTAGAAAGCGGAAATACCTCCGGAACATTCCTTGCCACCTTTACCACTGGTACAGAAACAGTTGAAACAAGTGCTAATTTAGGTAAGGTGAAAGCACAGGAAGGCGGGGTTGTTACTGTAACATACACGGATTCCAGCCCTTCCAACACTACCGTCACAGAGACGCTGTCATTTGGCTCTTATGATGCGACTATAGAGTTTAATGCAGATTCCTATGGTTTAGGCACATATGCTATTGTCACATTGGCTGATGCAGAAAGAAATACGTCTCATACAGGCACTGAAACGTTGTTAGATGATGTGTTTATTCAAACATCTTCAGTAAACAGCACGAAGATGAGGCTGGTGGAAACGGGTAATGACACAGGAACATTTGTAGGGTCTATCCTGGTAACTTCTAGCGGTGCTACTACTGAATTTAACCAGATTCAGGGAGCAGAAGGTGAAACGCTGACGGTGACTTATTCAGACACGATAAATACAACATCGTCAACCAGGACTGTGACGGATACGGCTGCTATAACGGCTGCTGTAACACCTTCGCCTACACCAACGCCTGGGGTAACTCCAACGCCTGGAATAACTCCAACCCCTGGGCTAACGCCAACACCATCTCTGATACCTGGACTCGGTTCGGTAGAAGGGTTTGTAACGGATGCGGCGACAGGGGATGGCATTGAAGGAGCGACGGTGCGTAATCAGTCAGGGATTTACACTGATACAACTGACGCGGATGGGTTCTACTCGATTGCGAATGTTGAAGCTGGAACTCGTACCTTTACCGCTGTGGCTCTCGGTTACGTTCCCTCAGCCCCTACTGCTATAGTAGTAACGGCAGGCGGGACAACAAACCTCGACTTCGCGTTGGTTGCTTCTGTTCAGGGAACACCAATAACAACGCCAACTGTGACGCCTCCACCAACTGCGACATTGGTAGTTGCGGTTGCGGATGGAGATGGCATTCCAATCGCAGGAGCTACGGTGACTGTTGATGGACAATCCGGAGTTACGGATGCAAGTGGTGGAGCTACCTTTACCCTCGAAGCCGGTGATTACGAGGTTTCTGTAAGTGCAACTGACTATCTCACATCGGTTGTAACGGTAACAGTGACACCTCCGGTAACGATCCTGCCAGTAACCTTGGAACCGAAAGGACCATGTCCGGAACCGGATGAGGCAGTTGCTTCAGCCGCTACTGTAACACCGGATAGCCTGAGTCTTACAAAAGGTGACAGCGAAGACGTTATAGTGCTGGTAACAGATGAAGATGGTTGCCCTGCACAAGGCGTGAAGGTAAAGAGGAAGCTTACTTCGGCTAACAAGAAGAAGATTAAGGTAACGCCTGCCAGCGAAACAACAGATACAAGTGGCCAGGCAACGTTTACCGTGAAGGCGAAGAAGAGCAAAGGAAAAGCTAACGTGAAGTTTGCTGTAAAAGGTGTGAAAGATAAACCGAAAGTAAACGTCACTCTTGCAAAATAA
- a CDS encoding REP-associated tyrosine transposase: MRSRYKIVKNSNLYFITSTIVGWLPVFTEKIFCDIIVNSLTYCRQKKGLRLFAYVVMDTHIHLLVSSEAVSGIIRDFKSYTAREIIRIAKENQRKRLLKQFEFYKKGHKATSEYQVWQEGFHPQVVAQEDVFRQKVAYIHCNPVRRGLVEDAGHWVYSSAGNYLYGKGCIEIDQIEL; this comes from the coding sequence ATGAGATCACGTTACAAAATAGTAAAAAACAGCAACCTGTATTTTATAACCTCTACAATTGTCGGGTGGCTACCGGTATTTACAGAAAAGATATTTTGCGACATCATAGTCAATTCGTTAACTTATTGCAGACAGAAAAAAGGGCTGCGATTGTTTGCTTATGTTGTAATGGATACCCATATACACCTTCTTGTTTCGTCAGAGGCGGTGTCTGGAATAATAAGAGATTTTAAGAGCTATACTGCGCGGGAAATTATACGGATAGCAAAAGAGAATCAGAGGAAGCGGCTTCTGAAACAGTTTGAATTTTATAAAAAAGGACACAAGGCTACCAGCGAATATCAGGTATGGCAGGAAGGATTCCACCCGCAGGTGGTTGCGCAGGAGGATGTGTTTAGACAAAAGGTTGCATATATACATTGCAATCCTGTAAGAAGGGGGCTGGTAGAAGATGCCGGACATTGGGTTTATTCGAGCGCAGGGAATTACCTTTATGGCAAAGGATGTATCGAGATAGATCAAATTGAATTATGA
- a CDS encoding REP-associated tyrosine transposase yields the protein MRSRYKIVKNSNLYFITSTIVGWLPVFTEKIFCDIIVNSLTYCRQKKGLRLFAYVVMDTHIHLLVSSEAASEIIRDFKSYTAREIIRIAKENQRKRLLKQFEFYKKGHKATSEYQVWQEGFHPQMVAQEDVLRQKVAYIHCNPVRRGLVEDAGHWVYSSAGNYLYGKGCIEIDQIEL from the coding sequence ATGAGGTCACGTTACAAAATAGTAAAAAACAGCAACCTGTATTTTATAACCTCTACAATTGTCGGGTGGCTACCGGTATTTACAGAAAAGATATTTTGCGACATCATAGTCAATTCGTTAACTTATTGCAGACAGAAAAAAGGGCTGCGATTGTTTGCTTATGTTGTAATGGATACCCATATACACCTCCTTGTTTCGTCAGAGGCGGCGTCTGAAATAATAAGAGATTTTAAGAGCTATACTGCGCGGGAAATTATACGGATAGCAAAAGAGAATCAGAGGAAGCGGCTTCTGAAACAGTTTGAATTTTACAAAAAAGGACACAAGGCGACCAGCGAATATCAGGTATGGCAGGAAGGATTCCACCCGCAGATGGTTGCGCAGGAGGATGTGCTTAGACAAAAGGTTGCATATATACATTGCAATCCTGTAAGAAGGGGGCTGGTAGAAGATGCCGGACATTGGGTTTATTCGAGCGCAGGGAATTACCTTTATGGCAAAGGATGTATCGAGATAGATCAAATTGAATTATGA
- the murI gene encoding glutamate racemase: MTIDDPIAIFDSGVGSLSIIKEIRNALPGENYIYLADKKHFPYGKKTHDELLRIIRNTIEYLSKNFTPKLIVLASNTPSIQVLHELKKGAVDVIGVFPPVNEAVSVSKTGHIAILATQNTVMSSELDEYIHSQKIPASAKIIKWNASRMVELVETGDFLSNKDKSLRIISEELSLLEETDNMVDTITLSSTHLPFLNEYFALLRPCLHLIDPAKIVARKVKSLLERNLRTTSQKGTLEILATQGKESLETIIKRLGIQEEIHEVRF, encoded by the coding sequence ATGACTATCGACGACCCAATAGCAATATTTGATTCAGGGGTGGGGAGCCTTTCAATAATAAAGGAAATCAGAAATGCCTTGCCCGGCGAGAATTATATCTACCTCGCAGATAAAAAACATTTTCCTTATGGAAAAAAAACACACGATGAATTGTTACGCATTATCCGGAACACCATAGAGTATCTTTCGAAAAATTTCACCCCAAAACTCATTGTGCTTGCCTCCAACACGCCTTCCATTCAGGTGCTTCATGAATTGAAAAAAGGGGCGGTTGACGTTATCGGCGTATTTCCTCCGGTCAATGAAGCTGTAAGTGTCTCCAAAACAGGACACATCGCCATTTTGGCAACGCAAAACACGGTAATGAGTTCCGAACTGGACGAGTACATACACTCGCAGAAGATTCCGGCATCGGCAAAAATCATAAAGTGGAATGCCTCACGGATGGTAGAGCTTGTGGAAACGGGAGATTTTTTGTCAAATAAGGATAAAAGCCTCAGAATAATCTCCGAAGAGCTTTCACTGTTGGAAGAGACGGATAACATGGTCGACACAATTACACTTTCAAGCACACACCTTCCTTTTTTAAATGAATATTTTGCGCTGCTAAGGCCCTGCCTTCATTTAATTGACCCCGCAAAGATTGTTGCCAGAAAAGTAAAAAGTCTGCTGGAAAGAAATCTTCGTACTACGTCACAAAAAGGAACCCTGGAAATATTGGCCACGCAGGGAAAAGAATCACTCGAAACAATCATAAAAAGGCTTGGCATCCAAGAGGAAATACACGAGGTACGGTTTTAG